DNA sequence from the Bradyrhizobium diazoefficiens genome:
CGGTATCAAGGGCCTGCGCGCGCTGGGCGGGCCGTTCCCGAATGTGCGATTCTGCCCCACCGGCGGCATCAGTGAGGCCAATGCGGCGAGCTGGCTCGCTGAGCCCAATGTCGTCGCGGTCGGCGGTTCCTGGCTGTGCCCGACGGCGGAGATCAAGGCGGGGAACTGGGCCGGCATAACTGCCATCTGCCAGCGCACTCTCAAGGCCCTTAAACCTGCGTGAAGTCTTGCCATCCCTCGGCTAAGACTTAGGTCAGCAAGAGACTGCGAGGGAGAGAAAGCATGACTGCCAGCACCGTCGGATGGGCGCACACGCCCTTCGGGAAGTTCGACACCGAAACCGTCGAAAGCCTTGTCACCCGTGTGGCCAATGATGCACTGGCGGATGCTGGCATTTCGGCGTCCGACGTCGACGAGATCGTGCTCGGCCATTTCAACGCCGGCTTCTCGGCGCAGGATTTTACCGCCTCGCTGGTGCTCCAGGCCGATCCGAAGCTGCGCTTCAAGCCGGCCACCCGTGTCGAGAACGCCTGTGCCACCGGCTCTGCGGCCGTCCACCAGGGCCTGCGCGCGATCGCCGCAGGAGCGGCCAAGATCGTTTTGGTCGTCGGCGTCGAGCAGATGACCCGCACGCCGGGTCCGGAGATTGGCAAGAACCTGCTCAAGGCGTCCTATTTGCCTGAGGATGGCGACACCATCGGCGGCTTTGCCGGCGTGTTCGGTAAGATCGCCAGCTCCTATTTCCAGAAATACGGCGACCAGTCCGACGCGCTGGCGCTGATTGCGGCCAAGAACCACAAGAACGGCGTTGCCAATCCCTTTGCGCAGATGCGCAAGGATTTTGGCTTCGACTTCTGCCGCGCCGAGAGCGAGAAGAACCCTTACGTCGCAGGTCCCCTGAAGCGCACCGACTGCTCGCTGGTGTCCGACGGCGCGGCTGCGCTGGTGCTGGCTGACGCCGAGACCGCCAAGGGCATGGGCAAGTCGATCGGCTTCCGCGCCACTGCGCATGCCCAGGACTTCCTGCCGATGTCCAAGCGCGACATCCTCCAGTTCGAGGGCTGCACGGTCGCCTGGCAGCGCGCGCTGGAGCAGGCCGGTGTGACGCTGTCAGATCTTTCCTTCGTCGAGACCCATGACTGTTTCACCGTCGCCGAGCTGATCGAATACGAAGCGATGGGCCTGACGCCGAAGGGGCAGGGCGCCCGCGCGATTCTGGAAGGCTGGACGCAGAAGGACGGCAAGCTGCCGGTCAATCCGTCCGGCGGTCTGAAGGCCAAGGGCCATCCGATCGGTGCCACCGGCGTCTCCATGCATGTGATGACCGCGATGCAGCTCGCAGGGCAAGCGCCCGAGGGCATGCAGCTCAAGAACGCCAAGCTCGGCGGCATCTTCAACATGGGCGGCGCGGCTGTTGCGAATTACGTCTCCGTGCTTGAGCCGCTGAAGTAGGTCTCGTAGGGTGGGCAAAGACGCGCAAGCGCCGTGCCCACCTTTTTCCTGCGCTAGATCATGGTGGGCACGCTCCGCTTTGCCCACCCCATGGCTCCTGATTGCTAGGACAACATCATGAGCAACGACTACGACTATCTCTCGACCGACCAACTCAACGATCGCATCGCGATCCTCGAGGACAATATCCGCCAGCTGATCGAGCAGGCTGCGGCCGCCTCCGGCGAGCAGAACGAGTCGCGGATTGCCGACCGCATCAACCAGCAGAACGACGAACTCGACCGTCTCCTCAAGGTTCGCGAATCCCGCCAGAAGAAATAGTGGCGGCCTCGCCGCGCATGCGGCCATACGCCGGCCGCAACTCTCACATCCGTCATTCCGGGGCGCGCCCAGTTGGGCGCGAGCCCGGAATCCATTTATCCTCCGAACGTGCTGCATGAGGGATTCCGGGCTCGCGGTTTCGTCGCCCTCCGGAATGACGAGGAGGAGACATCATGAGCTTCATCACCGGCGTCGGGCTCACTTTCTTCGGCAAGCACGAAGGCTCGTCCTCGCTCGACCTGATGAGCAAGGCGGCGCAAGCCGCGCTCGACGATACCGGGCTCAAGCGGACCGAGATCGACGGCATCCTTTGCGGCTACTCCACCGTCTCGCCGCACATCATGCTGGCGACCGTCTTCGCCGAGCACTTTGGCATTCGCCCGTCCTATGCCCATTCCGTCCAGGTCGGCGGCGCCACGGGCCTCGCGATGACCATGCTCGCCCACCACCTTGTCGAGGCGGGCGTCGCGCGCAACGTGCTCGTCGTCGCCGGCGAGAACCGCCTGACCGGACAAAGCCGCGACGCCTCGATCCAGGCGCTCGCGCAAGTCGGCCATCCCACCTATGAAGTACCGCTGGGACCGACCATTCCCGCCTATTACGGCCTCGTTGCCAACAGGTATATGCACGAATACGGCGTGACCGAAGAGGACCTCGCCGAATTCGCCGTGCTGATGCGCGCGCATGCCTGCACGCATCCCGGCGCGCAATTTCGCGACGCCATTTCGGTCGCCGACGTGGTGGCTTCGAAACCGGTGGCGATGCCGTTAAAACTGCTCGACTGTTGCCCGGTATCGGACGGAGGCGCCGCCTTCGTCATCAGCCGCGAGCGGACCGGCGAGCCAGGGGTGCGCATCCGCGGCTGCGCCCAGGCGCATACCCATCAGCATGTCACCGCAGCACCAAGCTTAAGCGAGCTCGGTGCCGAGATCTCCATCGCGCGCGCCAAGGAGGCCACGGGGCTTGCGATCTCCGACGTGCGCTACGCCGCGATCTACGACAGCTTTACCATAACGCTCGCGATGCTGCTGGAAGACCTCGGCCTCGCCGGTCGCGGCGAGGCCGCTGCCCGCGTGCGATCAGGCCATTTCAGCCGCGATGGCGCGGTGCCGCTGAATACCCATGGCGGCCTGCTCAGCTACGGCCATTGCGGCGTCGGCGGTGCCATGGCGCATCTGGTCGAGGCGCATTTGCAGATGACGGGGCGAGCCGCGAATCGCCAGGTTCGCGACGCCTCGATCGCGCTGTTGCACGGCGATGGCGGCGTGCTGTCGTCCCATGTCAGCATGTTTCTGGAGCGGGTGCGATGAGCGAGCGTCGAGCCGACTGGACCAACGGCGAACAGGCCATCACCTACCAGACCTGCACCTCATGCGGCCATGTGCAGTATTTTCATCGCGCCTTCTGCGCAGCTTGCGGAACGAGCGATCCGCGCGAGGCGCGCGCCAGTGGCAAGGGCATGGTCTACGCGACCTCGCTGGTCTGCCGCGCCGCCACGCCGGAGACGCGGGCGCACGTGCCCTACAATATCCTGCTGGTCGATTGCGCTGAAGGGTTTCGCATGATGGCCCATGGCGAGAACGATCTCGCCATCGGTGATGCGGTCATTGCGAGTTTCAAACCGTTTGCCGGGAGATTGGTGCCGTTTTTCACGAGAGAATCGTAGAGGGAATTCGTCATTCGGGGGCGGTCCAAGGACCGAACCTGGAACGGGATTCTGGGTCTGGCGCTGTGCGAGGCGCCACCCCGGAAATGACGAAAACTCTGAAACGCTTAGCTCAACGCCCGTAGAACAGGATACTGGCGATGACGAGCATCGCCGTCACCGCCAACATATGCACAAGCGCTCCCGAGGCCGCCCCCTTGGTGGCTTCCTTCATGCCATTTTCTCCCTAGACTTGGGCATGACTCATCGTTGCGTTTTTGAAGCGCAAAGATGGCCAATTGTTTTTACTCGGAACACCCCACTTCGAGCATTCACCGCAATGTGTCCCCACGCGGCGAATATCGACTGTCCCAAGGTCGATCAGCAATGCGGCGGCATTTTGACTCGATGTTGTTGCTCCCGCGTCCGCTCGCAACTAGAGTTTCGCGGAACTCTCGCCGACAACGACAATAAGCATCAAAGGCTCAAGGAAAAATCAGAGATATGGCCCGCATCGGTTACAGCGACCCGTCCAAGGCATCCGACTGCACCCGCGAAATCCTCGACAAGAACCGCAACGCCAACATCTTCCGCATGATGGCGCATTCGCCGAGCTATTTTGAGCAGTATTGCCGCCTCGGCGGCGCCATCCGCCACAAGGGTGAGCTCGATCCTGTTGTGCGGGAGCTTGCGATCACGCGCACCGGCATTTTGTGCGAGGCGCCGTACGAGATCATCGCGCACAAGCGCATCGGCAAGAATGTCGGCGTCACCGACGCGCAGAACGAGGCGCTGGAGAACTGGCAGGCTGCGACCTGTTTCGACGAGACGCAGCGCGCCGCGCTCGCCTTCACCGACGAGATCGTCAAGCTGAAGAAGCCGACGGATGCGACTTTCAAGGCGATCGCCGCGAAGCTGACGCCGGCCGCCCTGGTCGAGCTGCAGCTCTCGGTCGGCTTCTACATCATGACTTCAAAGTTCCTAGAGACGTTCGAGATTGATCTCCAGCCCGTCACTGAAGTGGTGGGCTGATCCGAAGCTTGCTGCGAGGCATGATCATGACGATCGATGAATATGCGGCCTGGGCCGCCACCATTGCGAAAGTCGATGGACATCCTTCAAACGAGCGTCTCGCCTATCTCGGGCTCGGCCTCGCCGGCGAATCCGGCGAGGTCGCCGACCACATCAAGAAGCTGTTGCGCGATGACTGGCTCGACAAGGCGGGTCTCGTCGACGAGCTCGGCGATGTCATCTACTACTGGGCGTGCCTGTGCGCCGCGACCGGCCAGCAGCCGTCCGAATTGCTGAAAGCAAGCGCGGCCAAGATCAAGCGGCGGCTCGGCGAAGCGGCCAGCCGCTAAGCCCGCCTCACGTCGACGTCAGGATGTCCACCTTGGTGTTGGCCACGATCAGGCGATCGGCCAGCAGCTCCGCCAAATTGCGCATGATGCGCTCGCTGGCCCGCGGGTGCTGTTTGCGAAAGCGCTCGAGCTCCTTCAGGGGGACTTCGAATGCGGTTGCCGCCATGTCCGCAAACACGTCGGCGGAACGTGTGGTCTCGATCAGCGCCATCTCGCCAAAGGCCATGCCGGCGGTCAGGGTCGCCAGCCGCACGCCATCGGGCAGGGTGACATGCACGGCGCCGCTGCGCAGGAAGAACAGGGCGTCCGCACGATCGCCTGTGGTGAGGATCTTCGCGCCGGACTGATAGGTCCTGATCGTGCAGATCGAGGCTAGGTCCGTCAGCTCTTCGGCGCCGAGGCCGTCGAGCAGCGGCTGTTCGGACAGCTCCGTGGTCTCGTGAAAATCGATCGAGCCGCCATAGCGGTAGACGATCTGGTCTTCGGCCCACTCGATCGCGGTGTCGAGTAGATAGAAGTCGCGGACGTTCTTCAGCTCCGCCGTCCATTCCCTTAAACTGTCCCACTCCTTCGAGGCGCGCCTGACACCGGAGATCACGACGGTGACGTTCAGCGCTGCCAGCTCCTCGAACGCCTCGGCGACGAGCCGCGCGCCCGCGCGGGTGGTGGAGGTGACGCGGTGCAGATCGAAGATCACGATCTGTGGTCGCGGCCGGCCCGCGAGCCGGCGCGAGACGTAGTCGACCGCCGACAGCGAGAGCGTGCCGACCAGCTCGATGATCCGCACTTCCTGCTCATGCGCTGCGAGGATCTCGCGCTCCTGCTGCCGACGGACCCGGCGTGACGGGCTTTTGCCGATGTCGTAGTCGGCGATCACGGCATTACGGGCGTCGTCGCTGCGGTTGAGCATGTGCAGATCGTAGTGCGAGGACAGCGCCTCGCAGACCTTGATGCCGCGCACGCTGTTGCCGTGCTTGTCGAGCTTTGGCGAATAGCTGCCGAGCCCGAGCCGGGCGGGGAGCGCCGCCAGAATGCCGCCGCCGACGCCGCTCTTGGCGGGAATGCCGATCCTGTAGATCCATTCGCCGGCATAATCGTACATGCCCGAGGACGTCATCACCGACAGCGTGCGCGAGATCGCGTAAGGTGTCAGGACCTGCTCGCCGGTGACCGGATTGACGCCGCGATTGGCGAGCGTTGCCGCCATCACCGCGATGTCGCGCGCGGTGACCAGCACCGCGCATTGCCGGAAATAGACGTCGAGCACGCCGGCGACGTTGTCAGAGATCACCGCATTGGTCTTGAGGAGATAGCCGATGGCACGGTTGCGATCGCCGGTCTGGCTTTCCGAATTGTAGACGGCCTCGTCCACCGCGAGGTCGCGTCCGGCAAAGCGGCCGAGTGCGAGGCGGATCTGCTCGAAGGCGTCAGCGCCCTTGCTGTCGTAGATCAGGCCGGTGCAGGCGATCGCACCCGCATTCACCATCGGATTGAAGGGATGGTTGTCGGAATTGAGCCGGATCGAGTTGAAGGGATCGCCTGACGGTTCGACGCCGATCGCGCTCTCGACCTTACCCGCGCCGAGCAGATCCAGCGCCAGCGCGAACACGAACGGCTTTGACATCGACTGGATCGTGAACGGCACTCGGCTGTCGCCGACCTCATAGACATGGCCGTCGAGCGTCGCGAGGCTGATGCCGAAACTGGCAGGATCAGCCTTGCTCAGCTCTGGAATGTAGTCGGCGACCGCCCCGGAGGTCTCCGCAGAGAATTGATTGAGGCAAGTATCGAGAAACCGCAGCAGCGGCGGTTTCGAGCGGGTCCATGCGGAGGCGGGCGGTTGCGCTATCATCGCCTCCCTTGTGCAACGCAATCAGGGCACGCGCAACCCGTCGGCCTCCTGATAGCTCGAGCCGCCATGGTTCGAGACGCGCCGCGAGCGGCGCTCCTCACCATGAGGATCTACGATCTACACAGCAGAAGGAGTGGCCACAAAAAGATTGCGCAACCACGCCGGCGACACGTGTGTGCTCAACTAGCAACGATTGCGATCGCCTGGCCTTCGGCAACGAGATCGTCGATCTTCACGAGCAGCGACTTAAGCGTGCCGCTCGCGGGCGAGGGCACCGGTATCTCCATCTTCATGGCTTCGACCAGCACAATTTCGTCGCCATCGACAACGGTTCCTCCAACTTGCACGGGAGTTGCGCAGATGCGGCCGGCGACCTCGGTCACGATCTTAATTTCTGGCATGCCATCGCCTTTTTGTTGTGGTCGCAAAATGCCTGAGGTAGCGTCATCTGCAAGCGGAATTTAATTCCGCACAGCGAAACAACCGGTAGGGATCATGGGACGACGTTCGGAGCGGTTAAGCAGGCAAGGTGCACTCGCTGGCGATGCCGGCGAGGGTGATGTCATCCAGGTGGTGTCGCGCGCGTTCGACGTGTTGCGATGCTTCGAGGGCCACGAGGCGCGGCTCGGCAATCTCGAGATTTCAAATCGCTGCGGCCTGCCGCGCTCGACGGTGTCACGGCTCACGCACACGCTGACGCGGATGGGCCAGCTGGTCTATCTGCCGCGCGACCAGAAATATCGCATCGGCCCGAGCGCGGTGGCGATGAGCGCCTCGATGATGAAGGGCGCGCAGCTGCGCAGCATGATCCGGCAGCGGCTCCAGGAAGTTGCCGAGCAATTGCCGGGCACGGTCGGCTTCGTCGTGCCCGATCGCTTCCATCTCGTCTATCTCCAGTTCGCGCGCTCGGCCTCTGCGCTCGGCCTGCACGAGGGCACCGGCAGCCGCATCTCGATGGCCTCGACCGCTGCGGGCGCCGCCTACACCGCAGCGCTGGCGCCCGAGGTCGGCGATGCCTTCATTGCGGACATGGAACGGGAAGCCCCCGAGGCTGCGAAGATCCTCAAGCCCCGGATCGAGGCCAACCGGCAGTCGCTGCGCGAGCGCGGCTATGTCGTTGCCTGCGGTCTCTGGAGCCCGCACATCAACGGGCTCGCGGTGCCGATCTGGTCGCCGCAGTACCAGACCTTCGTCGTCGTCACGATCGGACTTCTCTCGGCGATGTATGACGAAGAGCGCCTGCATGCCGAAGTCGCGCCGCTGATGACAGCGCTCGGCCGTTCGCTCGGCAGCCTGATCGAAGGCGCGGATGGCGACGTCTTCAACAACCGCATCTCGCGCAAACCGGTCGCAATGGCCGTGCACAACAACAACAAGCCGATCAATTCGGAGGGCGTGAATGAACTGGAAGCCGGAACTCGACGAGCTCGCCCG
Encoded proteins:
- a CDS encoding acetyl-CoA acetyltransferase — translated: MTASTVGWAHTPFGKFDTETVESLVTRVANDALADAGISASDVDEIVLGHFNAGFSAQDFTASLVLQADPKLRFKPATRVENACATGSAAVHQGLRAIAAGAAKIVLVVGVEQMTRTPGPEIGKNLLKASYLPEDGDTIGGFAGVFGKIASSYFQKYGDQSDALALIAAKNHKNGVANPFAQMRKDFGFDFCRAESEKNPYVAGPLKRTDCSLVSDGAAALVLADAETAKGMGKSIGFRATAHAQDFLPMSKRDILQFEGCTVAWQRALEQAGVTLSDLSFVETHDCFTVAELIEYEAMGLTPKGQGARAILEGWTQKDGKLPVNPSGGLKAKGHPIGATGVSMHVMTAMQLAGQAPEGMQLKNAKLGGIFNMGGAAVANYVSVLEPLK
- a CDS encoding thiolase family protein, with protein sequence MSFITGVGLTFFGKHEGSSSLDLMSKAAQAALDDTGLKRTEIDGILCGYSTVSPHIMLATVFAEHFGIRPSYAHSVQVGGATGLAMTMLAHHLVEAGVARNVLVVAGENRLTGQSRDASIQALAQVGHPTYEVPLGPTIPAYYGLVANRYMHEYGVTEEDLAEFAVLMRAHACTHPGAQFRDAISVADVVASKPVAMPLKLLDCCPVSDGGAAFVISRERTGEPGVRIRGCAQAHTHQHVTAAPSLSELGAEISIARAKEATGLAISDVRYAAIYDSFTITLAMLLEDLGLAGRGEAAARVRSGHFSRDGAVPLNTHGGLLSYGHCGVGGAMAHLVEAHLQMTGRAANRQVRDASIALLHGDGGVLSSHVSMFLERVR
- a CDS encoding OB-fold domain-containing protein; its protein translation is MSERRADWTNGEQAITYQTCTSCGHVQYFHRAFCAACGTSDPREARASGKGMVYATSLVCRAATPETRAHVPYNILLVDCAEGFRMMAHGENDLAIGDAVIASFKPFAGRLVPFFTRES
- a CDS encoding carboxymuconolactone decarboxylase family protein is translated as MARIGYSDPSKASDCTREILDKNRNANIFRMMAHSPSYFEQYCRLGGAIRHKGELDPVVRELAITRTGILCEAPYEIIAHKRIGKNVGVTDAQNEALENWQAATCFDETQRAALAFTDEIVKLKKPTDATFKAIAAKLTPAALVELQLSVGFYIMTSKFLETFEIDLQPVTEVVG
- a CDS encoding nucleoside triphosphate pyrophosphohydrolase family protein encodes the protein MTIDEYAAWAATIAKVDGHPSNERLAYLGLGLAGESGEVADHIKKLLRDDWLDKAGLVDELGDVIYYWACLCAATGQQPSELLKASAAKIKRRLGEAASR
- the glsA gene encoding glutaminase A, whose product is MIAQPPASAWTRSKPPLLRFLDTCLNQFSAETSGAVADYIPELSKADPASFGISLATLDGHVYEVGDSRVPFTIQSMSKPFVFALALDLLGAGKVESAIGVEPSGDPFNSIRLNSDNHPFNPMVNAGAIACTGLIYDSKGADAFEQIRLALGRFAGRDLAVDEAVYNSESQTGDRNRAIGYLLKTNAVISDNVAGVLDVYFRQCAVLVTARDIAVMAATLANRGVNPVTGEQVLTPYAISRTLSVMTSSGMYDYAGEWIYRIGIPAKSGVGGGILAALPARLGLGSYSPKLDKHGNSVRGIKVCEALSSHYDLHMLNRSDDARNAVIADYDIGKSPSRRVRRQQEREILAAHEQEVRIIELVGTLSLSAVDYVSRRLAGRPRPQIVIFDLHRVTSTTRAGARLVAEAFEELAALNVTVVISGVRRASKEWDSLREWTAELKNVRDFYLLDTAIEWAEDQIVYRYGGSIDFHETTELSEQPLLDGLGAEELTDLASICTIRTYQSGAKILTTGDRADALFFLRSGAVHVTLPDGVRLATLTAGMAFGEMALIETTRSADVFADMAATAFEVPLKELERFRKQHPRASERIMRNLAELLADRLIVANTKVDILTST
- a CDS encoding acetyl-CoA carboxylase biotin carboxyl carrier protein subunit, whose translation is MPEIKIVTEVAGRICATPVQVGGTVVDGDEIVLVEAMKMEIPVPSPASGTLKSLLVKIDDLVAEGQAIAIVAS
- a CDS encoding helix-turn-helix domain-containing protein, coding for MGRRSERLSRQGALAGDAGEGDVIQVVSRAFDVLRCFEGHEARLGNLEISNRCGLPRSTVSRLTHTLTRMGQLVYLPRDQKYRIGPSAVAMSASMMKGAQLRSMIRQRLQEVAEQLPGTVGFVVPDRFHLVYLQFARSASALGLHEGTGSRISMASTAAGAAYTAALAPEVGDAFIADMEREAPEAAKILKPRIEANRQSLRERGYVVACGLWSPHINGLAVPIWSPQYQTFVVVTIGLLSAMYDEERLHAEVAPLMTALGRSLGSLIEGADGDVFNNRISRKPVAMAVHNNNKPINSEGVNELEAGTRRARPARSLRAGDGRR